The Monomorium pharaonis isolate MP-MQ-018 chromosome 5, ASM1337386v2, whole genome shotgun sequence genome includes a window with the following:
- the LOC118645618 gene encoding cilia- and flagella-associated protein 251-like, protein MVVKSGKRNKESREDRDRGKKVEDGKMDSGELRKIREELRGIREGIVDLVGLWRSWIEKEERQGKTGEKREQKESRGEEETEGQEEQGSTEEKVGSRDFKRRGSGDKQRDSKERREEERRRKVTEGEGEVKEKEIKGERREEEAKSKERRTNGGDGLRVRVEKDKKRREEMNEVTEEMMEEWWREVEAEEERLWKREAEGEERRREEEEERGMTLKKWQKDIIKEKRESEWREIQRKKNGQKVTEEGRSRNEGREEPEQVKRGEKGEKRTDRRKEMEERTRSRLEERERVTQKERRRAAGEEEDKRRREKNVVWRGVEGEDGKERRFFVEGIMERVLGRRVTMDRVEERKGEGGRILITEIVREADREEILARGGEVKGTWGVGVDEDLSMEERRMRWRMVEAARRERAKGRNVVVANRGLWVDERRWSWDEERGRWREEGREGEKRK, encoded by the coding sequence ATGGTGGTGAAAAGCGGGAAGCGGAACAAAGAAAGCAGAGAGGATAGAGATAGAGGAAAAAAGGTGGAAGACGGGAAGATGGACAGTGGAGAGCTGAGGAAAATTAGAGAGGAATTGAGAGGAATAAGAGAAGGTATAGTGGACTTGGTGGGGTTATGGAGGAGTTGgatagagaaagaggaaagacAGGGGAAAACtggagagaaaagagaacaGAAAGAGAGCAGAGGGGAAGAGGAGACGGAGGGACAAGAAGAGCAGGGATCAACAGAAGAGAAGGTTGGAAGTAGAGATTTCAAGAGGAGAGGAAGCGGAGACAAGCAGAGGGACAGCAAGGAGAGGAGggaagaggagagaaggaggaaggTCACGGAGGGGGAAGGAGAGGTAAAGGAGAAGGAGATAAAAGGTGAGAGGAGGGAGGAAGAAGCGAAGAGCAAGGAAAGGAGGACAAATGGAGGAGATGGGTTGAGGGTGAGAGTAGAGAAAGACAAGAAGAGGAGGGAAGAGATGAACGAGGTGACGGAAGAGATGATGGAGGAGTGGTGGAGAGAGGTGGAGGCGGAGGAGGAGAGGCTGTGGAAGAGAGAGGCagaaggagaggagagaagaagagaggaggaagaagaaagaggGATGACGCTGAAGAAGTGGCAGAAGGAcataataaaggaaaaaagggAAAGTGAATGGAGAGAGATACAGAGGAAGAAGAATGGGCAGAAGGTGACAGAAGAAGGGAGGAGTAGGAATGAGGGGAGAGAGGAGCCAGAGCAAGTCAAGAGGGGGGAGAAAGGGGAGAAGAGGACAGATAGAAGGAAGGAGATGGAGGAGAGGACGAGGAGCAGActggaggagagagagagagtcacGCAGAAGGAAAGAAGGAGGGCAGCAGGAGAAGAAGAGGACAAAAGGAGAAGGGAGAAGAATGTAGTATGGAGAGGGGTAGAGGGGGAGGATGGAAAGGAGAGAAGGTTCTTTGTAGAGGGCATCATGGAGCGGGTGTTGGGAAGGAGGGTAACAATGGACAGGGTGGAAGaaaggaagggggaggggggaagaaTACTGATTACAGAAATAGTAAGAGAGGCGGACAGGGAGGAGATTCTAGCAAGGGGAGGGGAGGTGAAGGGGACATGGGGAGTGGGAGTAGATGAAGACCTGTCAATGGAGGAGAGAAGGATGAGATGGAGGATGGTGGAGGCGGCGAGAAGGGAGAGGGCAAAGGGAAGGAATGTGGTAGTAGCGAACAGAGGGCTGTGGGTGGATGAGAGGAGATGGAGTTGGGATGAAGAGAGGGGTAGAtggagggaggagggaagggaaggagagaagaggaagTAA